The genomic DNA GCGCGCGGTGCCCGAGGGCCCCGACCGGGACGCGCGGATTCGAGGCGCCCTGGAGGCCGCGCTGGTCGACATGGACTGAGACCGGCCACGCATCCGCCATTGCCGTGCGTGCCGCCACGAATAGCTTCGTGGGTACCTCTTTCCAGCGAGTTCCTTCGTGCCGATGCGGTCCTCCCTCGCCCTCCTGCTCGTTCTGGCCTCCCCGCTGTCCGCGCAACAGCTCACGGGATACACCGCGACCTCGGCGGCGCGCGAGCGCGCGATCGAAGCCGACGCCATCACGGTGCCGTCCGCGGCGAGCGCCAAAGCGCATTCCAGGATCCTGTCTCGCGAAATTCATGTATCGGGCACGCCGGCCCAGGCGCGCACACGCGACTACGTGATCGCGCAGATGAAGGCGTGGGGACTGGAAACGGAGGTGCGGACGTACGACGTATGGATGCCGATTCCGACCGCGGTGCATCTCTGGCGCGTGGACCACGGTGCGCGGGAGTTGTCGCTGGCGGAACCGCCGGTGAAGGGCGATCCGACGTCCACGCTTCCGCAATATCCCACGGTGAACGGATACAGCGGCGTGGGGGACGTGACCGGCGACGTGGTGTACGTGAACTATGGATTGATCGAGGACTACGCGCAGCTCGATTCTCTGGGCATCTCGGTGCGAGGAAAGATCGTGGTCGCGCGCTATGGACGGAGTTTCCGCGGGATCAAGGCCCGGGAAGCGGAAAAACACGGCGCGATTGCGCTGATCATCTACAGCGATCCGCAGGACGACGGGTACGTGCGCGGTGATGTGTACCCGGAGGGTCCGATGCGGTCGCCCGATGGGGTGCAGCGCGGCAGCATCCTGAACGTGGACGGCGACCCATCGACGCCGGGGTATCCGAGCACCGCAGGGGCGAAACGCGTTCCGTTGAGCGAGATGGACGTGCCCCACATCCCGGTGATCGCGATCGGGTACGGCAATGCAGCGGAACTGCTGCGGGATCTTCGTGGCGCCGCGATTCCCCAGAGTTGGCAGGGGGGCCTGCCGTTCCGGTACCATGTGGGACCCGGTCCGGTGAGGGCGCGCGTCGAAGTGCGCGACGACCGCGCCACCAAGGGCTACAAGAAGATCTATGACACCTTCGGCATCATCCGGGGCAGCGAATTCCCGGATGAGATGGTGATCATCGGCGGACACCGCGATGCCTGGGGGCCGGGAACGGCCGACAACGTGAGCGGCACGGTGAGCGTGCTGGAAGCGGCGCGTGCCGTGGCCGACGAGGTGCGCAAGGGACATCGTCCACTGCGCACCGTGGTATTCGCCACGTGGGATGCGGAAGAGTGGGGGCTGATCGGCTCGACCGAATACGTGGAAGACGATTCCCTCCGCCTGCTGCGGGGCGCAGCGGCGTACCTGAATCAGGATGTGGCCGCACAAGGCGTGCAATTTGGCGGCGGCGGATCGCCGTCGCTGCGATCCACCTTGCGCGACGTGGCCCGTGAAGTGCCGGATCCCAACGGCAAGGGGAGCGTCTATGCCCAGTGGCGGCTCGCGGCGGCGGTCGCGGACAGCGTTGAGCCGTCGATGGGCGATCCGGGCGGTGGATCGGATTTCGCCGGGTTCTACAACCATCTCGGAATCCCGATCGCCGAGTGGGGATTCGGCGGTCCGAGCGGCGTGTACCACTCGCAGTACGATGATTTCCACTGGATGTCGAAGTTCGGCGATCCGGGGTTCAAGTACCACGCGGCGGCCGGCGAGATCGGCGCCGCGATGGTTCTGCGGATCGCCGACGCGGACGTCCTGCCATACGACTATGTGGAATTCGCGCAGACGATGAAGAAGTATCTGCCGGCGATGAACCGTGCCCTGGCCAAGAAGCACTGGCCGGATACGATGGAGCCGGTGGCGGCGGCGCTCGGCCGGTTCGAGACGGCGGCGACCACGTTCAATGCCGCCCGCAACGCGATGCTCGAAGGCGCGCCGTCGAGAGAAGCACTGGAGCGCACCAACGCCGCGCTCCGGGGCGTGGAGCACGCGCTGACGCGGCCCCAAGGGCTCGAGGGCAAGGGTCGGGCCTGGTTCCGCAACCTGATGTACGTGGCGGACGAGGACAACGGTTACGCGAACATGGTCTTCCCGTCGGTGAACGAAGCCATCCGGGCCAACGACGAGGGGCGCACGGCGCGCGAAATCGCGGATCTCGCCACGCACTTCGATGCAGCAACCGCGGCGCTGCAGGCGGCGCGTGGGGAGGCCTCGGCACGCTGACCGGCGTCGTGGGGGGACGCGTGCCGACCATCCCGGCCATGAACGCATGACCGCGCTCGTGGCGGGGGTGGCTGCCGTCCTCGTGGGGCTCGTGGTTCGCGCGGTACTGACGCACCGCGCCGAAGCGCGAGACGCGGCGCGCCCCCGCGATGCGGACGGCGTGGTTCAGGGCGCCGAAGGGTTCGTCCTGGAGCGCGCCGGCGCACCGGCCGTGCTCCTTCTGCACGGAGCCGGCGACACGCCGCAAACGTTGCGGTTGCTCGGCGAGCGGTTGCACGCGCGCGGATTCGCGGTGGTCGCGCCCTTGCTGCCGGGCCATGGCCGCTCGGTCAGGGACTTCCGGCACGTGAGCGCGCGGGCCTGGCAGGACGCGGCGATGGCCGCGTACGACGAATTGCGCGCGCGGCATGCGTGGGTGGGCGTCGTGGGCCTCTCGATGGGCGGGGCATTGGCGGCACGCCTCGCGGCCGCGCGGCCCGACACCCCGGCGTTGGTGCTCCTGGCGCCGTAT from Gemmatimonadaceae bacterium includes the following:
- a CDS encoding M20/M25/M40 family metallo-hydrolase; translated protein: MRSSLALLLVLASPLSAQQLTGYTATSAARERAIEADAITVPSAASAKAHSRILSREIHVSGTPAQARTRDYVIAQMKAWGLETEVRTYDVWMPIPTAVHLWRVDHGARELSLAEPPVKGDPTSTLPQYPTVNGYSGVGDVTGDVVYVNYGLIEDYAQLDSLGISVRGKIVVARYGRSFRGIKAREAEKHGAIALIIYSDPQDDGYVRGDVYPEGPMRSPDGVQRGSILNVDGDPSTPGYPSTAGAKRVPLSEMDVPHIPVIAIGYGNAAELLRDLRGAAIPQSWQGGLPFRYHVGPGPVRARVEVRDDRATKGYKKIYDTFGIIRGSEFPDEMVIIGGHRDAWGPGTADNVSGTVSVLEAARAVADEVRKGHRPLRTVVFATWDAEEWGLIGSTEYVEDDSLRLLRGAAAYLNQDVAAQGVQFGGGGSPSLRSTLRDVAREVPDPNGKGSVYAQWRLAAAVADSVEPSMGDPGGGSDFAGFYNHLGIPIAEWGFGGPSGVYHSQYDDFHWMSKFGDPGFKYHAAAGEIGAAMVLRIADADVLPYDYVEFAQTMKKYLPAMNRALAKKHWPDTMEPVAAALGRFETAATTFNAARNAMLEGAPSREALERTNAALRGVEHALTRPQGLEGKGRAWFRNLMYVADEDNGYANMVFPSVNEAIRANDEGRTAREIADLATHFDAATAALQAARGEASAR
- a CDS encoding alpha/beta fold hydrolase — translated: MTALVAGVAAVLVGLVVRAVLTHRAEARDAARPRDADGVVQGAEGFVLERAGAPAVLLLHGAGDTPQTLRLLGERLHARGFAVVAPLLPGHGRSVRDFRHVSARAWQDAAMAAYDELRARHAWVGVVGLSMGGALAARLAAARPDTPALVLLAPYLGLPRRLRVAAAFWRVAWLVSPYFSAEDSRSIRDPAAAALGLAYGVFTPAALRALCLVSDDGAAALPGIRTPTLIIQSRQDNRVSTAVAERSFDRLGSLEKRLEWVSEGGHVITVDYGRERVFVLTADWLISHGAGSLLRL